In Bacillus thuringiensis, the DNA window CATGCTCTCCATTTTCTGTTCATCGCTGATCGGTTTCATCTCTCTATATCCAACCAAAAATAAAACAACACTTATCACAACAATAAGAATGGCTTTAAGCTTCAATTTCATCCCCTCCTATCCCCATTGTTAACGGAGATATGAGGTTCTATACACTTACTTTACTAAATACGTTAAACTCTTTGAATAGCCTAAATAATCAAGGAAAAAGTTACTTACAGATGTCCCAATTGCAATTGTAATTAGGATGAGTAATACTCGCGTCTGCATCACCTTTCCAGGCTTCATTAAACGCTCAATGTGAATACCTTGTAAGGCCCACCACGTAATGGTAATAAACAATAAATGCGAAACAATGGCAATCAGTGCTTGTTGCCCTAAAAGATGTGCCAAAAAATCGACCCCTTTTTACCCAGCTACTACTTACGAAATACTATAAAAAACGATACCATAATAAGTAGGAGCCACACTTTTTCAAATACAAATAAGCATCTTACATTTCACATCGTAATTTGCTCTTAAAAAACGTATACCTACATGCATTTTCAATTGTAGTTCACACAAAATAAAAAGCGCAGAGCAACAACTCCACACCTTTTATTTTCACTATTGTACCACGTTCCCTAGGAAGAAGAAATCCTTCATTAATGGAAAATATTCATAAAAGAAATTGTATCCAATCATCGGCATAATCCCTAGTATTACAATCGAGATTGCACAAAGGCTCATAACAACCTTTATATTGAATGGCAAACGAATTTTCTCTTCCACTTCTCCCGTCCGGAAAAACATTTGCTGTAGAATACGGAAATAATATACGAATGAAATGACTGTCGTTCCCATCATAATAGAAGCTAGTACGTAATGAGCTGGCTCTACATGCAGTGCACCTAAAAAGATATTAATTTTCCCGATGAAACCAGCTGTTCCTGGTATCCCGGCCAACGATAGAATAAAAATCGTCATCACTATCGCCGTAAATGGTGACCTTTTATATAATCCGGTGAAAATGGTAATGTTTTCTTTGTCGCTTTGTAAGATTAAGCCGTGAATAATTGCAAATGCTCCTATATTCATAAGCATATACGCAAGCATGTAAAACCACATGCTATCCATCGTAAATGGTGATAATGCTACAAGCGGAACGAGTAAATACCCCGCATGTGCGATTCCCGAATAGGCAAATAGGCGTTTTACGTTATATTGCTTTAACGCTACTACATTTCCAATAATCATCGTAATACTAGCTAGCACAGCGATGTATATGCTCATACGCCCGTATAAAGATTGCATGTCTCCTTGCACCGATACACTTGCAAAAACCATGAGAAACAGACGAATAATGAGTAAGAACCCCGCAATTTTAGAAATTGTTCCAAGAAAAGCAGTAACAGGTGTAGTAGCCCCTTCATATACATCAGGTGCCCACATATGAAACGGCACTGTTGCAATTTTGAATGAGAGCCCGACGAGCAATAATAGAAATGCGAGAGCTAACAATAACTGAATACCACCAACAAGCTCCCCTGCGAATACTTTTTGCATATCCACGATATTAGTCGATCCTGTAATACCGTACAAATAACTCATTCCAAAGAGCGTAATTGCAGTTCCAATTCCTCCATTAATGACATATTTCATGGCTGCCTCATTCGATGCACGGTTCTTTTTTCGTATTCCTACTAAAATATACGAAGAAAGTGAAAGCAATTCTAAACCGACGAAAAGTGTAATGAAGTCGACACTAGAAGCCATAAACATAGCCCCAAGAAGTGCCATTAAAAATAAGTAATAATATTCTCCCTTATCTTCAATTGGATTCTTCTTATCATCGCTCATTGCCATGCATAAGATGAGGGCCGCTCCGCCTAACAACAACGTTTTGAACCCTTTTGAAAAACCATCTAGCACAAACGATCCGTTTAAAATATCTCCTGTGGGTTCACCGTATAGCGTAACTAACGACACGATTGCTAATATGACGGCTGCGATTGCACTAAGCGCTACATATCTATGGTTCAGCTTAAAAAACAAATCACATATGGAAAGAAGGATGGCAGCTCCGAGAATTATGAATTCTGGCACCATGAGATGCCATGACAAGCTAAGTAACGTATTCATATCCATCCTACTTCACCCCCAATGTTTTCAATGTATTTTGAAGCGGATCCCCGAGTATTTCTGGCATTACTCCAATTGCAATAATGCAGAAAATAAGTAGCAATATAGGGACATACTCCCATCCGTGTATATCAGCTTTCGCTTCCCACTCTTGCTTACCAAATGTCACTTGAAGTGTTGCCCTTAATACGTATACAGCGGTTAAAATGATGCCAAGCACACCGACTGCAGCAATGATTGGCTCCCCTTGGAATAAACCGAGAAAGGCAAGAAACTCGCTAACAAATCCAGACATTCCTGGCAATCCAAGCGATGCCATTCCTCCCGCTAAGAAGAAACCACTAAGTACCGGGACACTTTTTGCGAGTCCGCCAAGCGCTGTAATGTCCGAAGTTCCAAAGCGCTGTTCTATAACGCCAAGTAAGAAGAAGAGTAAGGCTGCAATTAAACCGTGAGAGACAACTTGGAATAGTGCCCCTTGTGTACCTGGTGCATTTAACGCCGCAAGACCCATTAATACGATGCCCATATGCGAAATACTAGAGTAAGCAAGCACCTTCCGAAAGTCCGTTTGAATGAGCGCTAAGAATGCTCCGTACAATAAATTGATAACTCCTAAAATCGCAATAAGCGTTGCAAACTCGCGAAAGTATTCCGGGAATAGCCCCTTTCCGAAACGAATCATACCGTATGCTCCAATCTTCAGTAAAACGCCCGCATGAAGCATAACTACAGCCGGATGCGCTTCAACATGCACATTAACCATCCAGCGATGTAACGGGAAAACGGGTAGTTTAATCGCGAAAGCAATCATTATGGCAAGAAACAAACCGAACTGTAAGCTGCTTGAGACAGCCATTCCTCCCCCAGCACCTACACTCGTTAATATTTCTTTCAGCTCCGTAATATTTGTTGTACCTGTTTTTGCAAATAAAACTGAGAAAACGATGAGTAAAATAGCGGAGCCAATACCGTTATATATTAAATAACTATAAGCGGCCTTTTCACTCGACAATTCCCCCCACTTCCCAATTAATAAAAACATTGGCGGCAATGTAATTTCAAAGAAGATAAAGAACAACATTAAATTTTGAGCAGCGAAGACGCCGAGCATCCCTATTTCTAGCATGAGTAGCAGCATATAAAAGGCTTTTAAGTTCCTTTTAATAGTAAATGCCGCAATTGCTGCAAGCATCGCTAGAAGGGCTGTCAGCACCATCATAACGAGTGATAAACCATCAATGCCGAGCTCGTAATAAATGGAAAACCATCTTTTATCCACCGCTGCAAAATCCCCAAATTTAATCCATTTCACTTTTTCATCGAATAGCGACAAACTCTTTCCAGAAGCATATGTACAAGCGAGGACGATAGCGATTCCAAATGGAAGCGCCGTCCCAAATAAACCAAGCGCTCGCACTGTACGCGATTCTTTTTTTGGCGTTAATACAAGTAAGAGAATTCCTAAAAGCGGGGAAAAAATGAAGAACGTTAATAACAAATCATTCATCGTAAATCCCCTCCCGTATAGAGCAAAATAATGACGAGTACCGCAAGCGAAACAGCTGTTATAGTGCCGTACACTTGTACATTTCCGTTTTGAAGTCTAGAACCGAGTCCGCTTATCCCTTTAACTAGACTCCCTATTAAAACGGCAATTCCTTCGACTACATACACCTCAAATAAGCGAAGCACATGAGCGATTCCTTTCGTAATAGGAAGCACCGTTATATTGTATAGTTCATCCACATAATATT includes these proteins:
- a CDS encoding NADH-quinone oxidoreductase subunit M, giving the protein MNDLLLTFFIFSPLLGILLLVLTPKKESRTVRALGLFGTALPFGIAIVLACTYASGKSLSLFDEKVKWIKFGDFAAVDKRWFSIYYELGIDGLSLVMMVLTALLAMLAAIAAFTIKRNLKAFYMLLLMLEIGMLGVFAAQNLMLFFIFFEITLPPMFLLIGKWGELSSEKAAYSYLIYNGIGSAILLIVFSVLFAKTGTTNITELKEILTSVGAGGGMAVSSSLQFGLFLAIMIAFAIKLPVFPLHRWMVNVHVEAHPAVVMLHAGVLLKIGAYGMIRFGKGLFPEYFREFATLIAILGVINLLYGAFLALIQTDFRKVLAYSSISHMGIVLMGLAALNAPGTQGALFQVVSHGLIAALLFFLLGVIEQRFGTSDITALGGLAKSVPVLSGFFLAGGMASLGLPGMSGFVSEFLAFLGLFQGEPIIAAVGVLGIILTAVYVLRATLQVTFGKQEWEAKADIHGWEYVPILLLIFCIIAIGVMPEILGDPLQNTLKTLGVK
- a CDS encoding DUF1146 family protein codes for the protein MAHLLGQQALIAIVSHLLFITITWWALQGIHIERLMKPGKVMQTRVLLILITIAIGTSVSNFFLDYLGYSKSLTYLVK
- the nuoN gene encoding NADH-quinone oxidoreductase subunit NuoN; amino-acid sequence: MNTLLSLSWHLMVPEFIILGAAILLSICDLFFKLNHRYVALSAIAAVILAIVSLVTLYGEPTGDILNGSFVLDGFSKGFKTLLLGGAALILCMAMSDDKKNPIEDKGEYYYLFLMALLGAMFMASSVDFITLFVGLELLSLSSYILVGIRKKNRASNEAAMKYVINGGIGTAITLFGMSYLYGITGSTNIVDMQKVFAGELVGGIQLLLALAFLLLLVGLSFKIATVPFHMWAPDVYEGATTPVTAFLGTISKIAGFLLIIRLFLMVFASVSVQGDMQSLYGRMSIYIAVLASITMIIGNVVALKQYNVKRLFAYSGIAHAGYLLVPLVALSPFTMDSMWFYMLAYMLMNIGAFAIIHGLILQSDKENITIFTGLYKRSPFTAIVMTIFILSLAGIPGTAGFIGKINIFLGALHVEPAHYVLASIMMGTTVISFVYYFRILQQMFFRTGEVEEKIRLPFNIKVVMSLCAISIVILGIMPMIGYNFFYEYFPLMKDFFFLGNVVQ